One Candidatus Korarchaeota archaeon NZ13-K genomic region harbors:
- a CDS encoding AsnC family transcriptional regulator — translation MTQPPVPKRPPTMPPARPVRRSAISRSIILPTVKIHSVIFINILVTNCNMIRGLGEREKRLIRLLQADGRASLSNLGRALGVSHVAVRNRIQSLRRRGLIRISAWINPSQLGLRHVIISIECVNREAEERIIRRFRDCPRLIFLSRNIGGNLLAIMVAEDMGALEAITSECAIRTDEGVRRSDVVVGGAIVYPEHVPLRVHVERSSPPCGIDCCSCRRYGEGSCPGCPASACYRGAL, via the coding sequence ATGACGCAGCCTCCGGTCCCCAAGAGGCCTCCAACTATGCCGCCGGCCAGGCCCGTCAGGAGGAGCGCTATCTCCCGGAGCATCATCCTCCCCACCGTAAAAATTCATTCCGTAATTTTTATAAACATTTTAGTTACAAATTGTAATATGATCAGGGGGCTGGGTGAGAGGGAGAAGAGGCTCATAAGGCTCCTGCAGGCCGATGGAAGGGCCTCCCTCTCGAATCTTGGCAGGGCTCTCGGTGTGTCACATGTGGCCGTTAGGAACAGGATCCAAAGCCTCAGGAGGAGGGGACTGATAAGGATCTCAGCCTGGATAAATCCCTCCCAGCTTGGGCTGAGGCACGTGATAATCTCAATCGAGTGCGTCAACAGGGAGGCCGAGGAGAGGATAATAAGGAGGTTCAGGGACTGCCCCAGGCTCATATTCCTCTCCAGGAACATTGGAGGTAACCTGCTGGCCATCATGGTGGCCGAGGACATGGGAGCGCTCGAGGCGATAACATCGGAGTGCGCCATTAGGACGGATGAGGGTGTCAGGAGGAGCGATGTCGTCGTGGGTGGCGCCATAGTGTATCCTGAACACGTCCCATTGAGGGTGCATGTGGAGAGATCCTCCCCTCCCTGCGGCATCGACTGCTGCTCCTGCAGGAGGTACGGGGAGGGCTCTTGCCCGGGCTGCCCGGCCTCCGCGTGCTACAGGGGTGCGCTTTGA
- a CDS encoding sulfite exporter TauE/SafE family protein has product MLREIALLLTGLAGGIVGGLLGTGGCVIMLPALAFLFGYRLPVAIGTTITAVIITASSGAVGHIRIGNVDYKTAKVIAISGAVGAAVGSLIFILLAGNTSILSLILGLAFLYVSIRMIYEGSRRSMGAGEGKEIPGSGARKGILGFLIGVLTGIVGLGGGYALVPSFIYILGAPVKLAVGTSLASFISMALVSGAFKLAQGYVDLIAALLLGVGTAFGAQIGARLVPKLPAWAIKLLFGLVFLYVSLKFILTPLGIRI; this is encoded by the coding sequence ATGCTCCGGGAGATAGCGCTCCTCCTGACGGGCCTGGCCGGCGGCATAGTTGGAGGCCTCTTGGGGACCGGAGGCTGCGTCATAATGCTCCCGGCCCTGGCCTTCCTCTTCGGCTACAGGCTGCCCGTGGCCATAGGGACGACCATAACGGCCGTCATAATAACCGCAAGCTCGGGGGCCGTGGGACACATAAGGATAGGGAACGTCGATTACAAAACTGCCAAGGTCATAGCGATCTCTGGTGCGGTCGGTGCTGCCGTGGGAAGCCTTATATTCATCCTGCTCGCTGGAAACACTTCCATCCTAAGCCTGATACTTGGCCTGGCCTTCCTCTACGTCTCGATCAGGATGATATATGAGGGCTCGAGGAGGTCCATGGGCGCAGGGGAGGGGAAGGAGATACCGGGAAGCGGTGCGAGGAAAGGTATACTTGGCTTCCTCATAGGAGTCCTAACCGGTATAGTGGGACTGGGAGGCGGATACGCCCTGGTTCCCTCGTTCATCTACATCCTCGGAGCCCCCGTGAAGCTGGCCGTTGGAACATCCCTAGCCTCCTTCATATCGATGGCCCTCGTCTCGGGGGCCTTCAAGCTCGCCCAGGGTTACGTTGATCTGATAGCAGCTCTCCTCCTGGGAGTTGGAACCGCCTTTGGGGCCCAGATAGGGGCGAGACTCGTTCCCAAGCTCCCGGCATGGGCGATAAAGCTTCTATTCGGGCTGGTGTTCCTCTACGTCTCCCTTAAGTTCATACTCACCCCCCTGGGCATCAGGATCTGA
- a CDS encoding threonine/serine dehydratase, producing MGHATKSHPENGRFPSLRDVFRAKRVISRFLPRTPLLHSKSLSSDLGFDVYLKYECVLPTRAFKVRGMVYYVNVMGDRIRKGIVVASTGNFAQAAAYAASLAGLRSVIVMPHGVPENKVEAVRALGGEVVFHGNVFDESLDYAIEYSKKHDMTFVHSANEPLLFAGVGTMHLEVLEDLPDVSVVLNPIGGGSGACGAVIVYKAADPSIRVIGVQAEGASSFHQSLRSGRLVSTGRADTIAEGLATSRAYELPFEILRGRIDDVILVSDGEMVRAIRELYRRERILAEPAGAASLAAAMRIRGALEGEKVVLMVTGCNLRTDLLREVLG from the coding sequence ATGGGTCACGCAACAAAATCTCACCCGGAGAACGGGCGATTCCCGAGCCTGAGGGATGTCTTCAGGGCCAAGCGCGTTATAAGCAGATTCCTGCCTAGGACACCGCTGCTGCACTCTAAATCGCTTTCCAGCGATCTCGGATTCGATGTTTACCTGAAATATGAGTGCGTGCTGCCCACGAGGGCCTTCAAGGTCAGGGGAATGGTCTACTATGTCAACGTGATGGGGGACAGGATCAGGAAAGGGATAGTGGTCGCCTCCACTGGGAACTTCGCCCAGGCAGCAGCTTACGCGGCCTCCCTGGCCGGGCTGAGGTCGGTCATAGTCATGCCCCATGGGGTTCCCGAGAACAAGGTGGAGGCCGTCAGGGCTTTGGGCGGTGAGGTGGTGTTCCACGGTAACGTGTTCGATGAGAGTCTCGACTACGCAATCGAATACTCAAAAAAGCATGATATGACATTCGTTCACAGTGCCAACGAACCTCTCCTCTTTGCCGGTGTTGGGACAATGCATCTGGAGGTCCTTGAAGATCTTCCGGATGTGAGCGTCGTCCTGAACCCCATAGGTGGAGGATCGGGAGCCTGCGGTGCTGTGATCGTCTACAAGGCCGCGGATCCCTCCATCAGGGTCATCGGCGTTCAGGCCGAGGGGGCATCCAGCTTCCATCAGTCCCTGAGATCCGGGAGGCTGGTGAGCACGGGAAGGGCCGATACGATAGCGGAGGGTCTGGCCACATCCAGGGCCTACGAGCTCCCCTTCGAGATACTCAGGGGGAGGATAGATGATGTTATCCTCGTGAGCGATGGTGAGATGGTGCGCGCCATCAGGGAGCTTTACAGGCGCGAGAGGATCCTGGCAGAGCCGGCCGGAGCGGCATCCCTGGCGGCCGCTATGAGGATCAGGGGCGCGCTTGAGGGGGAGAAGGTCGTTTTGATGGTGACGGGCTGCAACCTCAGGACCGATCTCCTCCGCGAGGTTTTGGGATGA